Genomic window (Aquimarina sp. BL5):
AAATGATACCGCATTTGTTATAGTGGATGCTGAAAAAAATCCTGAATCTAGAAAAATGGCTACAGTGGATAACCTTCCTACGTTTGCCACTTTTAAAAATGGAGTTTTTGTAAATCAGGTTCAGACAAATAAATTTGACATTCTAAAAGAATTAGTAGATGAAGTTGCCAATAATTAAACACCTTACTTCTTTTATTGAAGAAAACGATGAGGATTTTGTGGTAGAAACGATTGAAACATTAGAAACTCTTACAGAAGTTCCTTCTCTAAAAGATGAAGAGTTAGATGTGATAGGAGAGTTGATTTCTAATATGTATGGGGCTATAGAAGTAAGTAAAATGATTAAAGATGGTACTTCTAAAAAAGAAGCTTTAAATAGTTTCATGCAACGTGTAATGGGGTCTATTGATTCCTAAGAAACTTCTTGAATAATTAAAAAAAAGCCTTCTGTAGTAGAAGGTTTTTTTATTTTCATTAAACTTTGTGTAAAATGCCATATAATCTTACTAATTTTATAGCTCTAAAAAAACACAAATAATATTATTATGGCTACAATAACACTAGGTGGAAACGCAATACATACAAATGGTACTTTACCTAAAGTAGGTGAAACAGCTCCAGATTTCGAATTAGTGAATACAGATTTGTCAGAGGCAAAACTATCGGATTATAAAGGATCAAGAGTAGTACTGAATATATTTCCTTCTATTGATACGGGGATATGTGCTGCATCTGTTAGACAATTTAATAAAGAAGCAAGTAATCTGTCGAATACCAAAGTTCTTTGTGTATCGAGAGATTTACCATTTGCTCAAGCTAGATTCTGTGGAGCTGAAGGTCTGGAAAATGTGGTGAATCATTCGGAT
Coding sequences:
- a CDS encoding co-chaperone YbbN translates to MVQELTTDNLSEVIKDNNTVVVQYSATWCGNCRIMKPKFKKLASEKNDTAFVIVDAEKNPESRKMATVDNLPTFATFKNGVFVNQVQTNKFDILKELVDEVANN
- the tpx gene encoding thiol peroxidase; translation: MATITLGGNAIHTNGTLPKVGETAPDFELVNTDLSEAKLSDYKGSRVVLNIFPSIDTGICAASVRQFNKEASNLSNTKVLCVSRDLPFAQARFCGAEGLENVVNHSDFRDGKFGKDYGLEIVDGPMKGLHSRAVIVVNEEGTIVHTEQVPEIAQEPNYAEAIKTLA